The Mangifera indica cultivar Alphonso chromosome 19, CATAS_Mindica_2.1, whole genome shotgun sequence nucleotide sequence TCCCTGTCAGCCTATCCTCCATCCACTTGGCTGAAATCTAAAGCTCCAGGAATGGAGAGGTATCTTTCTTAAAGCTGGAAATCACTTGATTAGCCTAACTTCTTTCTTGGATTGTTATTATGAAAGGGGAGTATTAAGTTGATAAGGTTCCCCACCTGAAAGGATAAAAATGACCAGAGGTCTGATCTCTCCTCTTGAGAAAGGcctttatttaaattcttctaGGAGCTCTACTGATGATTCTCTTACTGTTTCTTTCATATTTGGTTTCACCCCAAGGTGAACCACTTCTTGAAGCTAGAGGATCTAAGAGTCAATCTAGGTTCAAGCTGGTCCGCCTGCCCATCTGTTGCTGGCACTAGTTAAAATGGAGTCTAGTCGTATTTCATCCAACTTCTTAGCTTTACCTCATTGGCCTTGTCTTAGTGTGTATTCTATCAGCTAAATTTCTAGCCACATCACTGCAAAACAGTCATGCAACTAGAATGTGAGATTTTAATGACTCTAGATTTTAATCAACTAGAATGTAAGCAACAGCTATAACTCTAGGTTTTCCATTTTTtggtattaataatatattatgggTCTTTGTTATCCTTAATTTACCTTACAACCTAAAAGCTTAAGCTGTTAGTAGGTATTAAACAATAGGATTTAAGCTTAACATCTCAGTTTATGTGCAAGGCATGTGGTTCTTTATCCACTTCATCTGAACCTATGTTGTCTATTCATATGAATCGTCTGAAGAGTTTGTTGTGTCCGTATTTTTTTTTCAGGCTTGAAATCTCATGCTGTAACGCTATATGAAGCTGGAAAATTAGGTCATGGTAGTATTGCAGATCTGTGCAAGGATCTGAGTACACTAGAGGGAACAAAATTTGAGGGTGAATTGCAAGAATTTGCAAATCATGCATTCAGCCTTCGCTCTGTCTTGGAATGCCTTCTGTCAGGGGGAGTTTCCACTGATGCCAGAATAGAGGAAAATTGTGACCAGATGGGCATGTTAACTTCAAGCACTGATGAGGCTACTGCTCCAATGGCTGATGTCACATTGACTAACAAATCAAATTACCTTGGTAGGAATGAAGCTGGACAGAGTAACTATAATTCCATGAATTCTATGCCTCATGATGAATCTGGTTTGGATGATTCTGCACCTGGAATAACTGGTGATGAAATATCTTCTGCTACTTTATCAGAGGACGATAGTTCTTTAAGTAAAGTCTCTAAATCAGACCCCACTTTCGAGGGTGATGAGAAGCTGATACCCATTGAAGTGTCTGATGTTGGAAAAGAAGcttcaagaaagaaaaagaaatatcgAGTGGATATTCTGCGATGTGAAAGCTTGGCTTCTCTGGCCCCAGCAACTTTAGATCGCTTGTTTCTTCGTGACTATGATATGCTTGTGTCCATGATTCCTCTTCCTCATTCCTCTGTTTTTCCTGGACCAAGAGGCCCTATTCATTTTGGTCCCCCCTCTCATTCATCTCTGACACCATGGATGAAATTAGTACTCTATTCAACTGTGGCTAGTGGCCCTGTATCTGTTGTTCTCATGAAAGGACAATGTCTATGTATGCTTCCTGCCCCGTTGGCTGGTTGTGAGAAAGCCCTTATATGGTCATGGGATGGTTCTACAATTGGAGGGCTGGGAGGCAAGTTTGAGGGAAATTTAGTGAAGGGAGGTATACTCTTACATTGTTTAAACTCACTTCTCAAGTATTCAGCTGTGATAGTGCAGCCCCTGAGTAGCTACGACCTTGATGATTCTGGAAGAGTTGTTACTATGGATGTACCATTGCCCCTAAAGAACTCTGATGGTTCAATTGCTCATATAGGAAATGAATTGGGACTTGGTGAAGGGGAAAGTTTGAAACTGAATTCTCTGTTAATTGATTTGGCAAATAAGATAGAATTGTGGACAGTTGGATATATCCGCctattaaaactttttagaGAAAGAGAATCAGAGCACTTTGCACCCGACGAGTATGATTGGGTCCCATTAAGTGTGGAATTTGGGATTCCACTTTTTAGTCCAAAATTATGCAACAATATTTGCAAACGGGTTGTCTCATCACAATTACTTCAGGCAGATTCTCTTGCTGCGCATCATGATGCGATGCAAGGCCTCAGGAGAAGGTTGCGTGATGTTTGTGCGGAATACCAGGCAACAGGTCCTACTGCAACACTTCTCTACCAGAAAGAGCAATTGAAGGTATCGTCTCGACGACTCATGAGCTATGCTAGTGGAAGATGGAACCCACTTGTGGAGCCTTCTTCTCCTATCTCTGGAGCCACGAGCGAGTATCAAAGATTAAAACTTGCTAGTCGACAGCGTTGTCGGACTGAAGTCTTGAGCTTTGATGGTAGCATTTTGAGGTCTGGCTTAATTAATATgctatatatttgtttttatatttggCTTCCTTCAGcatactgttttttttttttttcaaatatctgCATTTCCCCATAAAATGATTGTTgtataaaatttggattttgataCCTCTTTCCATGGATTATCCTATATAACCATCAGTTGGTCATTGAACACTAACGAGGACTTTCTGGTCAAATGAGGGAGGTCCTGTTTAATTTATATGTCATCACCGCACTTCCTACCTTGATCAAGTCCATGACATGAACACTGCTGTAAACACTTTCTTGGTTTGGGAATTTTCTTTGGGCTTAATActgaattttcaaataaaagtgTTATGCAAATTTGTCAAAAGATGCAGAAAAATAGTCTTCGATGCATCTACTTCAAAAAACTTGTGCTTTAATGATGGTAATTAATTAGGAAATTTTGGAAGATTTGATTATTCAATATGAAATGGGAGTTCCAAACTTAAATTCTTACagctatttaaatttttttttttttgctggaccattatttattcaaattttgtttgcaGATCTTTTGCTCTGACTCCTGTGTATGAGGCTGCCGCAAGGCCTGTTGAGGAAACCTCATCAGTGAGTGTGGTAAAAACTGAACCTGATGAAGCAAGCAGCCGAGAAGTAACATTACCTGGTGTTAATCTTCTTTTTGATGGTTCAGAGTTGCACCTCTTTGACATAGGTGCTTGCCTGCAGGCTCGCCAACCAATTTCCTTAATAGCAGAGGCCGCAGCAGCCTCTGCATCTGCTGCTACCAGATAGGACTTTTTCCAGTCTTCACTTGGATGTGTATACAAGAATTTAGCCAATACCAACAAAAGTTACTGCCAATTTGAAAATTAGTTTCTCATTTGAAAATTACTGCCAATTTGAAAAGGTAAGTGCTTATCATATCCTTCATGCCACTTCTACtcaaattttgtgtataaaggTAAGTGCTTTGATTTCTTTTGTGTAGTAGAAAAGTTACTGCCAATTTGAAAATTAGTTTCTCATTTATGAAGATCAAAACCAAATCTCTCTATGATATGGACAACTGACAAGGAAAATGTTCAGCCATGGAAAGATTGCTTAAGGCCTTGTGCTGAGGccaaaacattatttctttttaaggCCGAAAAGTTCAGCCATGGAAAGAATGCTTTCATATGTCATGTCTTTAAGACACTGTAGCCcaattttgcttcttttcttttgacTCGTGTAATATTTTTCCTACACTTATGGATGACTCTTTCTGATCAGGTCGGTACTCACAATCTTTTCTGCTGTTAAGTGATTGATAGTTTGTGGATAGATACCAATATTGGACATGGTATATGGAAGCAAGGAATCATATTCATTTTCGCAAAGCATCTGTACATGATGCCTTCTAAAATACTTCTTGTAACTTTTGGTTTGGTATTTGTATGCTATTTCTCTCCGCTTTCATTCTATTTGGAGAAAATGTGTGTATCTTTTATACGACAATAGAAATCAGCATTATTTCATGCCGCACCTGTCTCGAAGGCTTTTTTCGAATTCCGGCCAAAACCAAAACTAAtttaagccaaaagacttattccaacTTAAGGTTTAACGCAAggggttttaaaaattcaaatatctatatgatatttaatttttgttaaaattttttttagagttaaaggtaaaatcgttattttatcattaaaaaatatataattttatctcatttctcctcaagatttaaaaattgacattttatcctaccccaattttaaaaaatgattttttctttcacaTTCTTAGGGTTTTCTTCTATCTAAAGACATGGACGACTATTAGCTCTTCTATTTTCCCCCTTCTCCCTTTTCCATTGTCAATAAGCCCAATGATTAAAGACGAAAAGTCTTCATCGAATTGGCCTTGGAAAACAataatttgttgtgttttttgttgatttagCTTTGAACGAAGACAAATCGCATGACAAAAACTTTctctagagttgattttatgaaaaatatgatgacTCTGAAGAGGATGGTTAGGGCTTCTTTGTCTTTGATTTGTTGTTGGATGAGGCTAATTTGTTTGCCATCAGATGTTGTTGACAATGACAAAGAGAGAAAGTAGGAAAATAAATGAGCTAATGATCGTTACTGTCACTATCGCCATAGAGAAGAAAATCCTAGGGAGTTGGGAAGGggaagtcactttttaaagttgaaattgatgtgaaatgtaatttaaaaaatctgataaaaaaatgagataaaattatttttttaaatattattgataaaataataattttatctttaatcgtaacataaattaaatgacAGGTTTTATTTACAcgaaacctttggtgggaataagtgttttggccttatGTCTATCCTGGGCTTGCAATAGATAGACGGTGAGCTCACACTGGAGTGGAATTTGCCACACATCTAATTGGGCCATGTGATTCATTTAGGCACTTGCGGGGCATGCCATTTTCCAAGAGTCGTGTATCATAATTTTTAGAGCTGACATTTGTGAGGCATCTAATTTCTTGTCACTAGGTGATATGCGTAATTTAGAGCCAATTAACATTTGAGAAGACTTGATTAAATCTTTTATGGATACGCAAAATAATTATCGAGATGAATTAAAATAGGGTAGAGAAGACAACGTGATACCAAAGTTTTCACCTGATCCATTCGGAAGATTAGAATGTTTACAACATCCTTGATAATTTGTCTAAAGTATATTTAAATTCTACTCTTTCTTAGGGTATGATGCATGATTTTCATGTTTTGCATATATCACTTGGCGAAATCCAACCCTAAGGCCAGAGTTGTTGAATTTCAGTGGTACACGAATGTCAATTCTCCTGATGACATTGTTATTAGAGGCGTCCCAGGCGTTGGAAGCACTTACAATGCTCCATGCTCTTGTATTCTTCTTGAAACTAAATTATGACATGGCCTTTGAAGCTAAATGCATTTGAACTTAACATTTTAGATGGTAAACCTGGCAAAATAGGTAGGTTATTGggtaatttgtttaaaaacgagtacaaattttagatttttaaactcgTATTTAGaggtaataaatttttacaagtGATTCAGGTATGCTCGTAGAAcatctatttttctttcttattcattttcttcttcttcgtctttaACATCAAACTTATAACATATTCCAACacaaatttcacaaattttttcttctcttgacATAATATAAAGTCAAACCCACTTTAGAATTTGCtatgttgaaaacaaatttaaaaaacatgaGCATTAAAcactttgttataaatatttattccgtatttattgttaaattattcaaatttatagaaaatatttttataatttgagataaatttttgtttctttgcaaCATACTTAAgtacttgaaaagaaaaatattaaaaattatgaaataaatatcttaaaataataaaaataattttaaaaaataataaattaatattaacggATAACCTGACCTCTCCTATGGGGTCGAGTATAGGTTTTAAGAAGTATTATCCATATAACTTGAtcaattctttgtttttttttatacttcTATCGACTCAATCCTCATCCAATCTGACGTATCCATTTATCAAGTCCACTGAAGGGGCAAATTTGATTTGCGTTAGAAATTGAGGACCTTACGTATACTCTGATCGAGTACAAGGTGGAATCCGATTCTCTCATGGCCTGTAAAGCGTAAAGAGGGTATAAAACTTTTCCAAATAACATAAAGGACAAAACAAAATAGTGTTGCCGGGAGCACGAAGGAAAAATGATCAGAATTTCCAATCAGGAGCAATCAAATAAGATGTGAACTGGTTATCTATTAGTTACGTATTCAACAAAGCCCAAAGgaatattttttactaaattttaatacaaaaataaataaataaatatatatatatatatatatatatatatatatatgagatttgaaaaacttaaatattcacctataaattaatttttattaaatatttagtcaaaataaaggataaaattatcttt carries:
- the LOC123203195 gene encoding protein FAM91A1-like isoform X1 produces the protein MQHIPNTVEEQLILKAIREECPWENLPKRLQSFLTSKEEWHRRIIEHCIKKRLQWNKCFARRVSKEGEYYEDMMRYLRRNLALFPYHLADYVCRVMRLSPFRYYCDMIFEVMKNEQPYDSIPNFSAADSLRLTGIGRNEFIDIMNKCRSKKIMWKLNKSIAKELLPTQPVEFTIEPWWGVCLVNFTLEEFKKLTEEEMATIDKVCKEEANAFILFDPDIIKGLYRRGLIYFDVSVYPDDRFKVSRLEGFVSNREQSYEDPIEELLYAVFVVSSENATVAELAATLQADLSQLQAAASFACRLGWAIKVIDPASILQDASVPDPPRVILSDDEASLASMGSANMSTDGDIGQQGDVTGMESHGPLSGLVRVAFIVDANITSYLMMGSVSPGLKSHAVTLYEAGKLGHGSIADLCKDLSTLEGTKFEGELQEFANHAFSLRSVLECLLSGGVSTDARIEENCDQMGMLTSSTDEATAPMADVTLTNKSNYLGRNEAGQSNYNSMNSMPHDESGLDDSAPGITGDEISSATLSEDDSSLSKVSKSDPTFEGDEKLIPIEVSDVGKEASRKKKKYRVDILRCESLASLAPATLDRLFLRDYDMLVSMIPLPHSSVFPGPRGPIHFGPPSHSSLTPWMKLVLYSTVASGPVSVVLMKGQCLCMLPAPLAGCEKALIWSWDGSTIGGLGGKFEGNLVKGGILLHCLNSLLKYSAVIVQPLSSYDLDDSGRVVTMDVPLPLKNSDGSIAHIGNELGLGEGESLKLNSLLIDLANKIELWTVGYIRLLKLFRERESEHFAPDEYDWVPLSVEFGIPLFSPKLCNNICKRVVSSQLLQADSLAAHHDAMQGLRRRLRDVCAEYQATGPTATLLYQKEQLKVSSRRLMSYASGRWNPLVEPSSPISGATSEYQRLKLASRQRCRTEVLSFDGSILRSFALTPVYEAAARPVEETSSVSVVKTEPDEASSREVTLPGVNLLFDGSELHLFDIGACLQARQPISLIAEAAAASASAATR
- the LOC123203195 gene encoding protein FAM91A1-like isoform X2, whose product is MRLSPFRYYCDMIFEVMKNEQPYDSIPNFSAADSLRLTGIGRNEFIDIMNKCRSKKIMWKLNKSIAKELLPTQPVEFTIEPWWGVCLVNFTLEEFKKLTEEEMATIDKVCKEEANAFILFDPDIIKGLYRRGLIYFDVSVYPDDRFKVSRLEGFVSNREQSYEDPIEELLYAVFVVSSENATVAELAATLQADLSQLQAAASFACRLGWAIKVIDPASILQDASVPDPPRVILSDDEASLASMGSANMSTDGDIGQQGDVTGMESHGPLSGLVRVAFIVDANITSYLMMGSVSPGLKSHAVTLYEAGKLGHGSIADLCKDLSTLEGTKFEGELQEFANHAFSLRSVLECLLSGGVSTDARIEENCDQMGMLTSSTDEATAPMADVTLTNKSNYLGRNEAGQSNYNSMNSMPHDESGLDDSAPGITGDEISSATLSEDDSSLSKVSKSDPTFEGDEKLIPIEVSDVGKEASRKKKKYRVDILRCESLASLAPATLDRLFLRDYDMLVSMIPLPHSSVFPGPRGPIHFGPPSHSSLTPWMKLVLYSTVASGPVSVVLMKGQCLCMLPAPLAGCEKALIWSWDGSTIGGLGGKFEGNLVKGGILLHCLNSLLKYSAVIVQPLSSYDLDDSGRVVTMDVPLPLKNSDGSIAHIGNELGLGEGESLKLNSLLIDLANKIELWTVGYIRLLKLFRERESEHFAPDEYDWVPLSVEFGIPLFSPKLCNNICKRVVSSQLLQADSLAAHHDAMQGLRRRLRDVCAEYQATGPTATLLYQKEQLKVSSRRLMSYASGRWNPLVEPSSPISGATSEYQRLKLASRQRCRTEVLSFDGSILRSFALTPVYEAAARPVEETSSVSVVKTEPDEASSREVTLPGVNLLFDGSELHLFDIGACLQARQPISLIAEAAAASASAATR